Proteins found in one Thalassomonas actiniarum genomic segment:
- a CDS encoding cell division protein FtsQ/DivIB: MAKAAGQIKDINWSFWSGVVFFVVVVVGLLYLSWYISQEVNAEESAPVTTLAIGGEMPYTNRQDILTAIDDIDMGNFFQVDVNRVQQQIMTLPWVYSVSVRKQWPNELKIYVVDQTPVALWNGDFLINREGKAFQADTGRLTSPLPQFYGPEGSEIVALDNFRNLNALLEFRGLAIAELMLSERFSWQLTLNDGVVLNLGREERVERIQRFMDVYPQIKQKKEENQQVDYIDLRYDTGVAVGWKPAADKQRA, translated from the coding sequence ATGGCAAAAGCGGCCGGACAAATAAAAGACATCAACTGGTCCTTTTGGTCCGGGGTGGTGTTTTTTGTTGTGGTCGTGGTTGGCCTGCTTTATCTCAGCTGGTATATCAGCCAGGAGGTCAACGCCGAGGAAAGTGCGCCGGTGACCACTTTGGCCATTGGCGGTGAGATGCCCTATACCAATCGCCAGGATATTTTAACGGCGATAGACGATATCGACATGGGCAACTTTTTCCAGGTGGATGTCAACCGGGTGCAGCAGCAGATCATGACGCTGCCCTGGGTCTATTCGGTATCGGTGCGTAAGCAGTGGCCGAACGAACTGAAAATTTATGTGGTGGACCAGACGCCGGTGGCGCTGTGGAACGGTGATTTTTTAATTAACCGCGAAGGCAAAGCGTTTCAGGCGGATACCGGGCGGTTAACGTCGCCTTTGCCGCAGTTTTACGGGCCGGAAGGCAGTGAAATTGTCGCTTTGGACAATTTTAGAAATTTAAACGCCTTGCTGGAATTTCGCGGCCTGGCGATAGCTGAGCTGATGCTGTCGGAGCGTTTTTCCTGGCAGCTGACCTTAAATGACGGCGTGGTTTTAAACCTGGGCCGGGAAGAGCGGGTTGAACGAATTCAGCGTTTTATGGACGTATATCCGCAAATAAAACAGAAAAAAGAAGAAAATCAGCAGGTTGATTACATCGATTTGCGTTATGATACCGGAGTTGCTGTCGGGTGGAAGCCTGCAGCCGATAAACAAAGAGCTTAA
- the ftsA gene encoding cell division protein FtsA, which produces MSKVAERKLVVGLDIGTSKISVAVGEVTPDNNLSIVGVGNQPARGMDKGGVNDLNLVIESVQKAINEAELMADCRISSIYLGISGKHILCQNENGMVPINDKEVNQEDVDNVIHTARSVPISAERRMLHVLPQEYSIDCQDGIKSPIGMSGVRMEAKVHIVTCANDMAKNIVKCVERCNLEADQLIFSALASSYAVLTDDEKELGICVVDMGAGTMDISVFTGGALRHTAVIPVAGNQVTSDIAKIFRTPLSHAEEIKVQYACALKDMVSMEENIEVPSVGGRPARSMSRHTLSEVVEPRYHELFELVQEELRKCGLDEQIAAGYVFTGGTAKMEGVVEFAEEVFQMPVRIASPIDVEGLKEYVDDPAYATVVGLLRYGKQANAVAKPLKKNNVEGVGDLWSRIHAWFKGEF; this is translated from the coding sequence ATGTCGAAAGTAGCAGAAAGAAAATTAGTTGTTGGATTAGATATCGGCACATCGAAAATATCGGTCGCGGTGGGCGAAGTGACGCCTGACAATAATTTAAGTATCGTCGGGGTGGGCAACCAGCCGGCACGGGGCATGGATAAGGGCGGCGTCAACGACCTTAACCTGGTAATAGAGTCGGTACAAAAGGCCATTAATGAAGCCGAGCTGATGGCGGATTGCCGTATCAGCTCAATCTACTTGGGCATATCCGGTAAGCACATCCTTTGTCAAAACGAAAACGGCATGGTGCCGATCAATGACAAGGAAGTGAACCAGGAAGATGTGGATAATGTGATCCATACCGCCCGCTCTGTGCCTATTTCCGCCGAGCGCCGTATGCTGCACGTTTTGCCGCAGGAATACAGTATCGACTGTCAGGACGGCATCAAGAGCCCTATTGGTATGTCCGGGGTGCGGATGGAAGCCAAAGTCCATATCGTGACCTGTGCCAACGATATGGCCAAGAACATAGTTAAATGTGTCGAGCGCTGCAATCTTGAAGCCGACCAGCTGATTTTCTCAGCGTTGGCGTCAAGTTATGCGGTACTCACCGATGATGAAAAAGAATTAGGCATTTGCGTGGTGGATATGGGCGCGGGTACCATGGATATTTCGGTCTTTACCGGCGGCGCCTTGCGTCATACCGCGGTAATCCCGGTGGCCGGTAATCAGGTGACCAGTGATATCGCCAAGATATTCCGTACGCCGCTGAGCCACGCCGAAGAAATCAAGGTACAGTATGCCTGCGCGTTAAAAGACATGGTCAGCATGGAAGAGAATATTGAAGTGCCCAGTGTCGGCGGACGTCCGGCGCGCTCTATGTCACGTCATACCTTATCGGAAGTGGTGGAGCCCAGGTACCATGAGTTATTTGAGCTGGTACAGGAAGAATTGCGCAAATGCGGCCTGGATGAACAGATAGCAGCGGGTTATGTCTTTACCGGCGGTACCGCGAAAATGGAAGGTGTGGTGGAGTTTGCCGAAGAGGTATTCCAGATGCCGGTGCGTATCGCCAGCCCGATAGATGTTGAAGGATTAAAAGAATATGTGGATGACCCGGCTTATGCCACGGTTGTCGGCTTATTACGTTACGGCAAGCAGGCCAATGCGGTAGCTAAGCCGCTTAAGAAGAATAATGTAGAGGGGGTGGGGGATCTCTGGTCCCGCATCCATGCCTGGTTTAAAGGCGAGTTTTAG